Proteins encoded within one genomic window of Rubripirellula tenax:
- a CDS encoding GDSL-type esterase/lipase family protein has product MIWLFLLAGVLNSGQPLLQPGDRVAIVGGTFVERMQDSGTFEAELQSRRPEWKLSFRNLGWSGDDVHGIARKRFDGPEEGYQRILADVETADPTVVLVAYGASEASDGAAAVERFEAGLMRLVGDLRSSGNKGRRVILVAPVATPGYRSAEYTKSVERIRAVIAKVAKQTDTPELAVDWKPSPGEVTHDGLVPNSVGYQTLATRLADRLVGPTGGAPRGGDGDRLAAAVVAKDELFFHRYRPQNETYLMLFRKHEQGNNAAEIPRFDPLIQAADGRIWATARALKTDR; this is encoded by the coding sequence ATGATTTGGCTCTTTCTCTTGGCCGGTGTCTTGAACTCCGGCCAACCACTGCTCCAACCCGGCGATCGCGTCGCCATCGTCGGCGGCACTTTCGTCGAACGGATGCAGGATTCGGGTACATTTGAGGCTGAACTGCAATCACGTCGGCCTGAGTGGAAGTTGTCATTTCGTAACCTGGGCTGGTCGGGCGACGACGTTCACGGGATCGCCCGAAAACGGTTCGACGGCCCTGAGGAAGGTTACCAACGGATTTTGGCCGACGTTGAAACCGCTGATCCGACGGTCGTGCTGGTCGCGTACGGCGCTAGCGAAGCGAGTGACGGCGCGGCGGCCGTCGAGCGTTTCGAAGCGGGACTGATGCGATTGGTCGGCGATTTGCGAAGCAGCGGAAACAAGGGCAGGCGTGTGATCCTGGTTGCACCGGTGGCGACGCCCGGTTATCGATCGGCTGAGTACACCAAGTCTGTCGAACGAATCCGTGCGGTCATCGCCAAAGTAGCCAAACAAACCGATACACCGGAGCTTGCCGTGGATTGGAAACCGTCGCCGGGCGAAGTCACGCACGACGGGCTGGTGCCGAATTCGGTTGGCTACCAGACGTTGGCAACTCGTTTGGCCGATCGACTGGTGGGACCGACCGGCGGTGCACCTCGCGGCGGCGACGGCGATCGGCTGGCTGCGGCGGTGGTCGCGAAGGACGAATTGTTCTTCCACCGTTACCGACCCCAGAACGAAACCTACCTGATGCTGTTTCGAAAGCATGAACAGGGAAACAACGCGGCGGAGATCCCCCGTTTCGACCCGCTCATCCAGGCTGCCGACGGACGAATTTGGGCGACGGCCAGAGCTTTGAAAACGGATCGCTGA
- the glmM gene encoding phosphoglucosamine mutase: MSELIISVSGLRGIVGETLTPEVAMRFVAAFSGKLPDGPIIVGRDGRSSGPMLSRAIIAALSACGRDCIDVDVAATPTIGVLVRERGAAGAVQISASHNPPPYNGIKLFGSTGRVLDAVTGAAIRDAYFVGEANYKPFNQIGRISDESDPHEPHLCKVLETVDALAIRAAGHRVLIDSNHGAGSLLGIRLLKALGCHIVAVGDTPDGKFAHVPEPTAENLTEIAKRVRETKCVVGFCQDPDADRLALVDADGRYIGEEYTLALCVLRAMSDEATRGPVVINGATSGMSERIARDAGVESHRSFVGEANVADMMIDKKAAYGGEGNGGPIDPRVGYVRDSFVGMAQILDLMTATGKSLATLANGLPKLHIHKDKATVSADRLPELFDKLVKQYPEAKVQTGDGLRLAWDDKWLLVRGSNTEPIVRLIAEAETEAEAKGLCAAAAKLLG; this comes from the coding sequence ATGAGCGAATTGATCATCAGCGTCAGCGGCCTGCGAGGCATCGTCGGCGAAACATTGACACCCGAAGTGGCGATGCGATTCGTCGCTGCCTTTTCGGGAAAACTGCCCGATGGCCCCATCATCGTCGGTCGCGACGGTCGCAGCAGCGGTCCAATGCTCAGCCGCGCGATCATTGCGGCGCTGTCCGCGTGCGGCCGCGACTGTATCGATGTCGACGTTGCCGCGACGCCCACGATTGGCGTGCTGGTGCGAGAACGGGGTGCCGCCGGCGCGGTCCAGATTTCGGCCAGCCACAATCCGCCGCCATACAACGGCATCAAATTGTTCGGGTCGACCGGCCGAGTCCTGGATGCGGTCACCGGCGCGGCGATCCGTGATGCGTACTTCGTCGGCGAAGCGAACTACAAACCGTTCAATCAAATCGGACGCATTTCGGATGAATCCGATCCCCATGAGCCCCATTTGTGCAAGGTGCTCGAAACCGTCGATGCGCTGGCCATCCGCGCGGCCGGGCACCGAGTGCTGATCGACAGTAACCACGGTGCGGGCAGCCTGCTTGGCATTCGGTTGCTCAAGGCACTGGGGTGTCACATCGTCGCCGTTGGCGATACGCCCGATGGCAAGTTCGCACACGTCCCCGAACCGACGGCGGAAAACTTGACCGAAATCGCCAAGCGAGTGCGTGAAACGAAGTGTGTCGTCGGTTTCTGCCAAGACCCCGACGCCGACCGTTTGGCTCTGGTCGATGCGGACGGACGCTACATCGGCGAAGAGTACACGTTGGCGCTTTGCGTGTTGCGCGCGATGTCGGACGAAGCGACTCGTGGTCCGGTGGTCATCAATGGCGCGACCAGCGGCATGAGCGAACGGATCGCGCGAGACGCGGGCGTCGAATCGCATCGCAGCTTTGTCGGTGAAGCCAACGTTGCCGACATGATGATCGACAAGAAGGCCGCCTACGGTGGTGAAGGTAACGGCGGCCCCATCGATCCACGCGTCGGCTACGTTCGCGACAGCTTCGTTGGCATGGCACAGATCCTTGACCTGATGACGGCAACGGGTAAGTCGCTGGCAACGCTGGCCAATGGCTTGCCGAAACTTCACATCCACAAAGACAAGGCGACGGTGTCGGCCGATCGTTTGCCCGAGTTGTTCGACAAGCTGGTCAAGCAGTATCCCGAAGCGAAGGTTCAAACCGGCGACGGACTTCGTTTGGCGTGGGACGACAAATGGCTGCTCGTTCGCGGCAGCAACACCGAACCGATCGTGCGATTGATCGCCGAAGCGGAAACCGAAGCCGAAGCCAAAGGCTTGTGCGCGGCCGCAGCCAAACTGCTGGGTTAG
- a CDS encoding adenylosuccinate synthase, which yields MSGTCVIGLQWGDEAKGKLVDLLAPQFDLVVRYQGGANAGHTVVAGSETYKLHHIPSGILHPEVQNLITPGVVINPTTMLDEIDGLAKRDVNCRENLRISERAHLVMPWHMAEDKFINATKMKGESIGTTNRGIGPCYRDKVGRTYAIRMSDLIQPNRDERIGTVAEQKLALLSDMGAPADDLASIAPDKVVALAAGWADRLHDMIGDTTDFLLDACEANKRILFEGAQGALLDIDHGTFPFVTSSNSSGVGVCAGAGVPPRWINHTLGVCKAYSTRVGGGPFPTELENETGEKIRKLGNEFGTTTGRPRRCGWFDAVAVRYTARLSGVTRLALMMMDVLAHFDELQVCVAYELDGKRIDRLPAHADQLRRCKPILETIPGWNQPVDDVRRVEDFPQGALDYVARIEELVGVPVGVLSVGPDRAQTIFTEAAAELQLNPIA from the coding sequence GTGTCAGGAACATGTGTGATCGGCCTTCAGTGGGGCGACGAGGCCAAAGGGAAACTCGTCGATCTGCTTGCCCCCCAATTTGATCTGGTCGTCCGCTACCAAGGTGGCGCCAACGCGGGGCACACCGTCGTCGCAGGCAGCGAAACGTACAAACTGCACCATATCCCCAGCGGGATCCTGCACCCCGAAGTCCAAAACCTGATCACGCCCGGCGTCGTCATCAACCCGACCACGATGTTGGACGAAATCGATGGGCTGGCCAAACGCGACGTGAACTGTCGCGAGAATCTGCGTATCAGCGAACGCGCCCACTTGGTCATGCCTTGGCACATGGCCGAAGACAAATTCATCAACGCGACCAAGATGAAGGGCGAATCGATCGGGACCACCAACCGCGGCATCGGCCCCTGCTATCGTGACAAGGTCGGTCGAACGTACGCGATTCGCATGTCGGATCTGATTCAACCCAATCGCGACGAACGCATCGGCACCGTTGCCGAACAAAAGCTGGCACTGTTAAGCGACATGGGCGCACCGGCCGATGACTTGGCGTCGATCGCGCCCGATAAAGTCGTCGCGTTGGCGGCCGGGTGGGCCGACCGTTTGCACGACATGATCGGCGACACGACGGACTTTTTGTTGGACGCTTGCGAAGCCAATAAACGAATCCTGTTCGAAGGCGCCCAAGGCGCTCTGTTAGATATCGATCACGGTACGTTCCCGTTCGTGACCAGCAGCAACAGCAGTGGAGTCGGCGTTTGTGCGGGCGCCGGCGTGCCGCCACGCTGGATCAACCACACGCTAGGCGTTTGCAAGGCATACAGCACACGCGTCGGCGGCGGACCATTTCCGACAGAACTCGAAAATGAGACCGGCGAGAAAATCCGCAAGCTCGGAAACGAGTTCGGCACAACGACGGGTCGTCCGCGCCGCTGCGGTTGGTTCGACGCTGTCGCCGTTCGCTACACCGCTCGGCTCAGCGGTGTGACTCGGCTGGCCCTGATGATGATGGACGTGCTGGCCCACTTCGACGAATTGCAAGTTTGCGTCGCTTACGAACTGGACGGCAAACGCATCGATCGCTTGCCCGCGCACGCTGACCAACTGCGTCGTTGCAAGCCGATTTTGGAAACGATCCCCGGGTGGAATCAACCGGTCGATGATGTTCGCCGGGTCGAAGACTTCCCGCAAGGCGCGCTCGACTACGTCGCTCGCATCGAAGAATTGGTGGGCGTTCCCGTGGGCGTGCTCAGCGTCGGTCCCGACCGGGCTCAAACGATCTTCACCGAGGCGGCTGCCGAGCTGCAGCTGAATCCGATTGCTTGA
- a CDS encoding amidohydrolase, whose product MTQPGQPDEAMDRVRAIDDQVAHVWMVRTFLKHADEAEEDEDLRDVVRNLYDFILAVGPVAEVEDPAVYLKMAKKKLGRLRKATELYEVIQPEVSGHTNFAMAARSLRLAVDRIIGLVTG is encoded by the coding sequence ATGACTCAACCCGGTCAACCAGACGAAGCGATGGATCGCGTACGTGCGATCGATGACCAAGTCGCTCACGTGTGGATGGTGCGAACGTTCTTGAAGCACGCCGATGAAGCGGAAGAGGACGAAGACCTGCGCGACGTCGTCCGCAACCTCTACGATTTCATCCTGGCGGTAGGTCCGGTTGCGGAGGTCGAGGACCCGGCCGTTTACCTGAAGATGGCAAAGAAAAAACTCGGCCGCCTGCGAAAGGCGACCGAGTTGTATGAGGTGATTCAACCAGAGGTCAGCGGCCACACAAATTTCGCAATGGCCGCCCGGTCGCTGCGTTTGGCAGTCGACCGAATCATCGGCTTGGTTACCGGCTAG
- the uppS gene encoding polyprenyl diphosphate synthase — protein MGEPDSKVDRLEDIPHAERPRHIAIIMDGNGRWATARGLPRIEGHRRGVNTVRMISEACTEIGVEAVTLYCLSSENWKRPQAELDFLMHLLEQYLIEERRTIMDQGLRLKVIGRRDRLPPAVIEEMDRTLQMSASNPGTQLVLAIDYGGRDEITRAARELAVDVASGKITADSIDEETFANRLSTVGLPEIDLMIRTGGDMRVSNFLLWQISYAELFVTETCWPEFSRADFLASIRHFKTRQRRFGGLNVNE, from the coding sequence ATGGGTGAACCAGATTCAAAAGTCGATCGTTTGGAGGACATACCGCACGCGGAACGTCCGCGGCACATCGCGATCATCATGGATGGCAACGGGCGATGGGCCACCGCGCGCGGTTTGCCACGCATCGAAGGACACCGCCGCGGCGTCAACACGGTCCGCATGATTAGCGAAGCGTGCACCGAAATCGGTGTCGAGGCGGTGACCCTGTACTGCTTGTCCAGTGAAAATTGGAAGCGGCCACAAGCGGAACTCGACTTTCTGATGCACCTGTTGGAACAGTATCTGATCGAAGAACGTCGAACGATCATGGACCAAGGCTTACGTTTGAAAGTGATCGGACGCCGCGACCGATTGCCACCGGCGGTGATCGAAGAAATGGATCGAACATTGCAGATGTCCGCGTCCAACCCGGGCACACAACTGGTGTTGGCGATCGACTATGGCGGACGAGACGAGATCACACGGGCCGCTCGCGAACTTGCCGTCGATGTCGCATCGGGAAAGATCACCGCGGATTCGATCGACGAAGAAACGTTTGCCAACAGGCTCTCTACCGTGGGACTACCCGAGATCGACTTGATGATTCGAACGGGTGGTGACATGCGGGTCAGCAATTTTTTGCTTTGGCAAATCAGTTACGCCGAACTGTTCGTTACCGAAACCTGTTGGCCGGAATTTTCGCGAGCTGATTTTCTGGCTTCGATCCGACACTTCAAAACAAGACAACGTCGCTTCGGCGGACTGAACGTGAATGAGTGA
- a CDS encoding phosphatidate cytidylyltransferase produces MLVDRLRSSAILLSVVALLIYLDANHSRVGAEGLWLLPLLFFFSLGTAHDMCGLLTKSNHPIAKPDVMIATALVTVSAAIPLAWPLFGSVYPATCPIGRLGWIVIAGVGATFVILMREMNRYAKGESKIIERTNAAVFVSLYVGLPMALLVSLRTMGDGNWGLAALITMIATTKSADAGAYFSGKAFGKHKLVPRLSPGKTREGAVGGIVIATIVAFACLTWLFPLIAGSSTGPVLSPSIPGLDMPIFGALLLGPLLAIAGMIGDLAESLIKRATGAKDSGGLLPGLGGVWDVTDSLISAVMPAFLCFAAGVGS; encoded by the coding sequence TTGTTAGTTGACCGACTTCGTTCGTCCGCGATTCTGCTTAGCGTCGTGGCGCTGTTGATTTACCTGGACGCGAATCACTCGCGAGTTGGCGCCGAAGGACTTTGGTTGCTGCCGCTGCTGTTTTTCTTTTCGCTCGGCACGGCCCACGACATGTGTGGACTGCTAACGAAGTCGAATCATCCAATCGCAAAACCCGATGTCATGATTGCCACGGCGTTAGTGACCGTGTCGGCGGCGATTCCATTGGCGTGGCCGTTGTTCGGATCGGTGTATCCGGCGACTTGCCCCATCGGACGCCTAGGCTGGATCGTTATCGCAGGTGTCGGCGCGACGTTCGTCATCTTGATGCGCGAGATGAATCGTTACGCGAAAGGCGAATCGAAGATAATTGAGCGAACGAATGCGGCCGTGTTCGTGTCGCTGTATGTCGGATTGCCAATGGCGTTGTTGGTGTCGCTTCGAACGATGGGCGACGGCAACTGGGGATTGGCAGCCCTGATCACGATGATCGCGACAACAAAGTCGGCAGACGCGGGCGCCTATTTCAGCGGCAAGGCATTTGGGAAGCACAAATTGGTGCCCCGGCTCAGCCCCGGAAAAACGCGTGAGGGTGCCGTCGGTGGCATCGTGATCGCTACGATCGTTGCGTTTGCCTGTTTGACCTGGCTTTTTCCCCTGATTGCGGGATCGTCTACCGGACCGGTTTTGTCGCCGTCCATCCCCGGACTGGACATGCCCATTTTCGGTGCCCTGTTGCTGGGTCCGCTGCTGGCGATCGCAGGAATGATCGGCGATTTAGCCGAATCGTTGATCAAGCGGGCCACCGGTGCGAAAGACAGCGGTGGACTGCTGCCGGGCCTGGGAGGCGTCTGGGACGTGACGGATTCGCTGATTTCGGCGGTTATGCCGGCGTTTTTGTGCTTTGCTGCAGGCGTCGGAAGTTGA
- a CDS encoding phospho-sugar mutase, producing the protein MSIDANVSKSLDAVQQAVSDGKLTAAAADNIRAWLTEDRYEVYRDEVIEHIVGGKWQKLDDVYWTIIPFGTGGRRGRMYPIGSNAINDRTIGESAQGLADYVVEYHKGQKELSCAIAYDTRHKSRHFTELCAGIMAAAGIKVYLLDDYRATPQLSFAVRYKKCDCGIMVTASHNPPSDNAVKVYWSSGAQVLPPHDKAIIGKVMSCQQIRVMPFDEAVSKGMVEVVTDEVDKAYFEAAAKCAFEGPRDVNLLYTPLHGVGAAAVVPLAKRDGFTNIEVYGPHEEKSGDFPNVPGHVSNPENAAIFDEPIKYAKTKGIDLILATDPDCDRIGIAAPKTTDTAGEWRTFNGNEIGAILAEYVLSKRKAAGTLSPDHYIVKTLVTTELTRRIAESYGVRCVGDLLVGFKYIAEVIDREGPDQFIYGTEESHGYLVGQYCRDKDGAVAAMLMFELAAELKSKKVSLHDYLSDLYRKHGYHRETLINLVMEGSEGMAAMQRLMKSFRTTPPESVAGIKIAKVRDYAAGTITDTATGKSEKLAGPTGDLIILDLAEEGNYVAVRPSGTEPKIKLYVFTRLAPDQSSDLVQADSVLSQRLECLEKDVRQYAKQNG; encoded by the coding sequence ATGAGCATTGACGCAAACGTGTCCAAATCCCTTGATGCCGTCCAGCAGGCCGTTTCCGATGGCAAGCTGACCGCCGCCGCCGCCGACAATATCCGAGCTTGGTTGACCGAGGATCGGTACGAAGTCTATCGCGATGAAGTGATCGAACACATCGTTGGCGGCAAATGGCAAAAACTTGACGACGTTTATTGGACCATCATCCCGTTCGGCACCGGCGGTCGTCGCGGACGCATGTATCCGATCGGATCCAACGCGATCAATGATCGAACAATCGGCGAAAGTGCTCAGGGTCTGGCCGATTATGTGGTCGAGTACCACAAGGGCCAAAAAGAATTGTCGTGCGCGATCGCCTATGACACTCGCCACAAGTCGCGGCACTTTACCGAATTGTGCGCGGGCATCATGGCGGCGGCCGGCATCAAGGTTTATTTGCTAGACGACTATCGCGCAACGCCTCAATTGTCGTTCGCCGTTCGCTATAAGAAATGCGACTGCGGCATCATGGTCACCGCCAGCCACAATCCGCCCAGCGACAATGCCGTCAAGGTGTATTGGTCCAGCGGCGCGCAAGTGCTGCCGCCTCACGATAAAGCCATCATCGGTAAAGTCATGTCGTGCCAACAGATCCGCGTGATGCCGTTCGACGAAGCCGTCAGCAAAGGAATGGTCGAAGTCGTCACCGATGAAGTCGACAAGGCTTACTTCGAAGCGGCCGCCAAGTGTGCTTTCGAAGGCCCGCGAGACGTCAACCTGCTGTACACGCCGCTTCACGGTGTCGGCGCCGCGGCCGTCGTCCCGCTCGCCAAGCGAGATGGATTTACGAACATCGAAGTCTATGGCCCGCACGAAGAGAAAAGCGGCGACTTCCCCAACGTGCCCGGCCACGTTTCCAACCCCGAAAACGCTGCGATCTTTGACGAGCCGATCAAGTACGCCAAAACGAAGGGCATCGACCTGATCCTAGCGACCGACCCGGATTGTGACCGCATCGGTATCGCCGCACCGAAGACAACGGACACGGCGGGCGAATGGCGAACGTTCAATGGCAACGAGATCGGCGCGATCTTGGCGGAATACGTGCTGAGCAAACGGAAAGCCGCCGGCACGCTGTCACCCGATCACTACATCGTCAAAACGCTGGTCACGACCGAACTGACGCGGCGGATCGCGGAAAGCTACGGCGTTCGATGTGTCGGTGACTTGCTGGTCGGTTTCAAGTACATCGCCGAAGTGATCGACCGCGAAGGTCCTGACCAATTCATTTATGGCACTGAAGAATCGCACGGATACTTGGTCGGTCAATATTGTCGCGACAAAGACGGCGCCGTCGCGGCGATGTTGATGTTCGAATTGGCGGCCGAACTGAAGTCGAAAAAGGTTTCGCTGCATGACTACTTGAGCGATCTGTACCGCAAGCACGGCTACCATCGCGAGACGTTGATCAACCTGGTGATGGAAGGCAGCGAAGGCATGGCCGCGATGCAACGGTTGATGAAGTCGTTCCGCACGACGCCGCCGGAATCGGTTGCCGGAATCAAGATTGCCAAAGTTCGTGACTATGCCGCCGGCACGATCACCGACACGGCAACGGGAAAATCCGAAAAGCTGGCCGGTCCGACCGGCGACTTGATCATTTTGGACTTGGCCGAAGAAGGCAACTACGTCGCCGTTCGCCCCAGCGGTACCGAGCCGAAGATCAAGCTGTATGTGTTCACGCGATTGGCACCCGATCAATCCAGCGACCTGGTTCAAGCGGATTCCGTCTTGAGCCAACGACTGGAGTGCCTTGAGAAAGACGTTCGCCAATACGCGAAGCAGAACGGATAA
- a CDS encoding glutathione peroxidase — protein MRSILSLMLAFGVLTSMAVADKHEGEHECALNFKVKTIDGETVDLEDYEGNVVLVVNVASKCGLTPQYAGLQKLYEAHKEDGLVVLGFPCNQFGGQEPGTDAEVKTFCSTKYNVSFPMFSKVDVNGDAAAPIYKYLTSKTVEPVGDGKVSWNFEKFLIDRDGNLVHRFSPRTAPDDEALIAAIKEQLAKK, from the coding sequence ATGCGTTCGATCCTGTCCCTGATGTTGGCTTTTGGAGTTTTGACCTCGATGGCAGTAGCTGATAAGCACGAAGGCGAGCACGAGTGCGCGCTCAATTTCAAAGTAAAAACGATCGACGGCGAAACGGTCGATTTAGAGGACTACGAAGGCAACGTAGTGCTGGTCGTCAACGTCGCCAGCAAGTGTGGACTGACGCCTCAGTACGCCGGACTGCAGAAACTTTACGAAGCCCACAAGGAAGACGGCTTGGTCGTACTCGGCTTCCCATGCAACCAGTTCGGCGGCCAAGAGCCGGGTACCGATGCCGAAGTGAAGACGTTCTGTAGCACCAAGTACAATGTCAGCTTCCCGATGTTCAGCAAGGTCGACGTCAACGGCGACGCCGCCGCGCCGATCTACAAGTACTTGACCAGCAAGACCGTCGAACCGGTCGGCGATGGCAAGGTCAGCTGGAACTTCGAAAAGTTTCTGATCGACCGCGACGGCAACCTGGTCCACCGCTTCTCGCCCCGCACCGCCCCAGACGATGAAGCGCTGATCGCAGCGATCAAGGAACAACTCGCAAAGAAGTAG
- a CDS encoding MFS transporter codes for MENRKTLLAAGFLALIAAGIGFAVRGGLLDIWSNKYGFTMTELGQITGGGLLGFGLVILAAGLLVDWIGYKPLMLFALACHVVSAIMLFSATPVFNAAGKDAVYMILFWSAFIFAVGNGVCEAVINPLTATLFPEQKTHYLNILHAGWPAGLVLGGLIVFLKDSIGWEILLATYLIPAAIYGFISLKEAFPKTDAQSGSVSYGGMFARLVVPFFFILLIAHACVGYVELGTDSWINKITGGILKSAALGTALFIYTSLLMTALRFFAGPIVHRISSLGLLLVSAIIGACGLYLISIGNSVPFMFFAATIYGVGKTFLWPTMLGVVGERFPQSATVAMALMGFVGMTSAGLLGGPGIGYKQDYFASQYIQENNPETFARVKAPNENKFLFFPPITGIDGSKAGMISDNGAAIMSDVEIAGDGIDGEAFAGLREQAKWWNENKSFASEDAGPVGEATLHGSRMAIRMTALVPATMAVLYLILLFCFKAPKSDHHVDALGEPAPGAEL; via the coding sequence ATGGAAAATCGCAAAACGCTCCTGGCCGCCGGATTCCTCGCATTGATCGCCGCGGGAATAGGATTCGCCGTTCGCGGTGGATTGCTGGACATTTGGTCCAACAAATACGGCTTCACGATGACCGAACTTGGTCAAATCACCGGTGGGGGCCTGCTGGGCTTCGGTTTGGTGATTCTGGCGGCCGGCTTGCTGGTCGACTGGATTGGCTACAAGCCACTGATGCTGTTCGCGCTGGCTTGCCACGTCGTGTCTGCCATCATGCTGTTTTCCGCGACGCCCGTTTTCAATGCGGCCGGGAAGGACGCGGTGTACATGATCCTGTTTTGGTCCGCGTTTATCTTTGCGGTCGGTAACGGGGTCTGCGAGGCGGTGATCAACCCGTTGACCGCGACATTGTTCCCCGAGCAGAAGACGCACTACCTGAACATCCTGCACGCCGGATGGCCGGCCGGGTTGGTTCTGGGTGGCTTGATCGTGTTCCTGAAGGACAGCATCGGCTGGGAGATCTTGCTGGCGACGTATTTGATACCGGCGGCGATCTACGGATTCATCTCGCTGAAAGAAGCGTTCCCGAAAACCGATGCCCAGTCGGGGTCGGTTTCTTACGGCGGCATGTTCGCTCGTTTGGTGGTTCCGTTCTTCTTCATCCTGTTGATCGCCCACGCTTGCGTCGGCTACGTCGAATTGGGCACCGACAGCTGGATCAACAAGATCACCGGTGGCATCTTGAAGAGTGCGGCGCTGGGGACCGCGTTGTTCATCTACACGTCGTTGTTGATGACAGCGCTGCGTTTCTTTGCCGGCCCGATCGTTCACCGCATTTCGTCGCTGGGTCTGCTATTGGTCAGTGCGATCATCGGTGCCTGTGGACTTTACTTGATCAGCATTGGGAACAGCGTTCCCTTCATGTTCTTCGCGGCGACCATCTACGGTGTCGGCAAGACGTTCTTGTGGCCGACGATGTTGGGTGTTGTCGGTGAACGGTTCCCGCAAAGTGCGACCGTCGCCATGGCATTGATGGGCTTCGTCGGAATGACGTCGGCCGGTTTGCTGGGCGGACCGGGTATTGGTTACAAGCAGGACTATTTTGCGTCGCAGTACATCCAGGAAAACAATCCTGAGACGTTCGCTCGCGTGAAAGCACCGAACGAGAACAAATTCTTGTTCTTCCCGCCAATCACGGGCATCGACGGATCCAAGGCAGGCATGATTTCCGACAATGGTGCAGCGATCATGTCCGACGTGGAAATCGCTGGTGACGGCATCGACGGCGAAGCATTCGCCGGTCTTCGTGAACAAGCGAAGTGGTGGAATGAGAACAAGAGTTTCGCAAGCGAAGACGCCGGCCCGGTCGGCGAAGCAACCTTGCACGGCAGCCGCATGGCGATCCGCATGACCGCATTGGTCCCAGCGACGATGGCGGTTCTGTACTTGATCCTGCTGTTCTGTTTCAAAGCACCGAAGTCCGACCACCACGTCGACGCGTTGGGTGAACCGGCACCGGGCGCCGAACTGTAG
- the ychF gene encoding redox-regulated ATPase YchF, translating to MEAGIVGLPNVGKSTLFNALTASKAAQSENYPFCTIEPNEGIVSVPDDRLTRITQYIVPKKTIPATLKLVDIAGIVKGASEGEGLGNKFLSHIRQVDAIVQVVRCFNDPDVIHVSGTVDPLADMETIETELMLADIQTLENALPKAEKMARGGDKEAKLRVDAIKKCNDHLSTDQPLRTLELPEAEKIAISSYGLMSAKPVLYVANVSEDDLEGKDPLVQKVRDQAGKAGADVVCVCAKLESELAELDEDDRVEMLSEVGLEQPALHTIARGAYKTLGLESYFTAGEKEVRAWTIPKGATAPQAAGVIHSDFERGFIRCEVYSLEDLETYKTEKEIRQAGKLRVEGKAYVMKDGDICHFLFNV from the coding sequence ATGGAAGCTGGAATCGTCGGCTTGCCCAACGTCGGCAAAAGCACACTCTTCAACGCCTTGACCGCATCCAAGGCGGCCCAGAGCGAGAATTATCCGTTCTGTACGATCGAGCCGAACGAGGGCATCGTCAGCGTTCCCGATGACCGGTTGACCCGGATCACCCAGTACATCGTGCCGAAAAAGACGATTCCAGCGACGTTGAAGTTGGTGGATATCGCCGGCATCGTCAAAGGCGCCAGCGAGGGAGAAGGCCTGGGCAACAAGTTTCTTAGTCACATTCGCCAAGTTGACGCGATCGTCCAAGTCGTCCGCTGTTTCAATGATCCGGACGTGATCCACGTTTCGGGGACCGTTGATCCACTTGCCGACATGGAAACGATCGAGACGGAATTGATGCTCGCGGACATCCAAACGCTCGAAAACGCCCTGCCAAAGGCCGAAAAGATGGCGCGCGGTGGCGACAAGGAAGCGAAACTGCGAGTCGATGCGATCAAGAAATGCAACGACCATCTTTCCACTGACCAACCGCTGCGAACGTTGGAACTGCCCGAAGCCGAAAAGATCGCGATTTCAAGCTACGGCCTGATGAGCGCGAAACCGGTGCTGTACGTCGCCAACGTCAGCGAAGACGACCTGGAAGGCAAAGACCCGCTCGTGCAAAAGGTTCGCGACCAAGCCGGAAAGGCCGGCGCCGATGTGGTTTGCGTTTGTGCGAAGCTGGAATCCGAATTGGCGGAACTGGACGAAGACGATCGCGTCGAAATGCTGTCCGAAGTGGGCCTGGAACAACCGGCGCTGCACACGATCGCCCGCGGCGCTTACAAAACATTGGGACTAGAAAGCTATTTCACGGCGGGTGAAAAAGAGGTTCGCGCTTGGACGATTCCCAAAGGTGCAACCGCCCCCCAAGCCGCCGGCGTGATCCACAGCGACTTCGAGCGCGGCTTCATCCGATGCGAGGTTTACAGCCTGGAAGACCTGGAAACCTACAAAACGGAAAAAGAGATTCGCCAAGCCGGTAAACTACGAGTCGAAGGCAAGGCGTACGTCATGAAGGACGGCGACATCTGCCACTTCTTGTTCAATGTCTAA